ATGGGGCCGAAGTTGTCGCGGGGATGACCGTAGGGGCTTCGCAGGTCGCGGACGCCGTAAACGCGCGAGTCGCCGAATTGGACGTAGGGCTCGTCAAGCGGCGCGCCGTTCAGGTAGGTCCGTTTGTCGACCATCTCCAGGCGGTCGCCGCCCACGGCAATCACGCGCTTAATGAAGTCTTTCTCGGGGTCTTCGAGCGATTTGAACACCACCACGTCGCCCCGTCGGATGTCGCGGTAAGGAAACAGCATTTTGAGCCAGGGCCATGTCTCCGTCCCGTAGGCGAACTTGTTCACGATGATCCGGTCGCCGATGAGCAAGGTGTTCTGCATCGAGGCGGTGGGAATCTTCGACTGCATCACAACGAAGGTCCATGTGTAGAGGATGAAAAGGACGCATACGAGAACTGTTTCGTAGTACTCCCGCAGCAGGCTGACCCTCGGCGGCTCGTAGGCTTCCGAATTTTCGGGTTTGCCCATATCGGAATATCGGGGTTCGCTCATGGGCTGAGCCCTTGTTCGAGAGCGGCGCAGGCTTCCTCCGCCGTGCGCACCACGGTTGACGCCTCGCGTTCGCGGCTCGTTAGAAAATCGGCGCGCTCAAGTTCCACGAGCACATTCTCCCACACTTGGCCGACCAGCACAATGGGCTTTTCGCCGAGGAGTCCCGCGCGCACGAGCGCCCAGAGAAACGCCACCTCCGCGAGAGTTCCCGCCGCGCCGGAGAAGATAACATACGCCGCCGCCGTCTTCACGAGAGCCTGCGTGCGGGCAAAAAGCGTCGGCTCGCAGCGCTCCTCGTCAAGCCATGGGTTTGCCCGCCGTTCGGGGAATGCCGAAAACGCCTGAGTCGTGATGCCCAGGCTCCGGCCTCCTGCTTCCTTCGCGCTGCGGTTTGCCGCTTCCATGACGCCGCCGTAGCCTCCCGTCACAATCCCAAATCCGCGCTCGGCCATGCGCCGCGCCACCGTGCACGCGGCGTCGTAATTTTTGTCGCCCGGACGCGCCTCAGAGCTTCCAAAGACGGCAACGTAGCGCATCGTTAAAAAAGTCTTTCACAGAATCTGTGAAAAAGGAGGCGCAAAGCCTTGGGAAGACAGTTGCTAAGTGTGGAGAGGAAAGATTTTTCTCTGCTTTGCACCCAAAACGAAGCATCGGAGCTTGGGAGACTCAACTCGCCTTGCGCGCCGAAGCTTTCTTCTTCGCCTGCGCGAATTCTTCGTGAACGCGGCGCCGCAGGTCGTCCGAGCTCAGGTAAGCGAGGCCGGTGAGGGCGAGTGCGCGTGCGGCGACGAGGAGCGCGTGCTGGCCGCGCTCGCTCTGCGTGGCGCGTCCGAACTCCGGCGTGTGCGCCGAAAGCTCGTCACAAACCGAAATCATGGGATGAATGGCGGGAAGCGTATGGCTTACGGTTCCCATATCGAGCGAGCCCATTTTCTTGCGCGGCGTGCGGATAAGGCTCAGGCCCCCCTCCTCGATGTGCCGGCCGCACACCTCCGCAAGCGCCTGGTTCGTGCACATTTCGTAGAAGTAGTTTTCGGGATGACGGACTTCGAAACGGGCGCCGTGCGCTTGCGCGGCGGCCTGGGCCGTTTCACGAATCCGCTCGATGACGTAGTCCAGATAGTCGGT
The DNA window shown above is from Acidobacteriota bacterium and carries:
- the lepB gene encoding signal peptidase I — translated: MGKPENSEAYEPPRVSLLREYYETVLVCVLFILYTWTFVVMQSKIPTASMQNTLLIGDRIIVNKFAYGTETWPWLKMLFPYRDIRRGDVVVFKSLEDPEKDFIKRVIAVGGDRLEMVDKRTYLNGAPLDEPYVQFGDSRVYGVRDLRSPYGHPRDNFGPIVIPDGHYFVMGDNRDNSNDSRAFGPVERRYVKGKAVLIFWSMEQPGEWSDPLGKKAWNVLKSAANFFRWTRWDRIFRPVE
- a CDS encoding LOG family protein; this encodes MRYVAVFGSSEARPGDKNYDAACTVARRMAERGFGIVTGGYGGVMEAANRSAKEAGGRSLGITTQAFSAFPERRANPWLDEERCEPTLFARTQALVKTAAAYVIFSGAAGTLAEVAFLWALVRAGLLGEKPIVLVGQVWENVLVELERADFLTSREREASTVVRTAEEACAALEQGLSP